GAGAATACTTAAAGGACAAGATACAAAATAGTCATTAAAAatccgtgtgaattaaaaccatagtttattattaaaaatagttcgaaaactattatattataaaaccgtATGaaatagaaagagagagagGGAGAAAAGAAAGAGAGGCAAAGGTCGTCTGAAATAACGCTTTTtctttacgtgacgatttccGCCAGTTCACTCTAGTATAAGCCacataaaagaacttcgttccaaaatgtACAACGCAATAGCTACTGTTAAATTTTTCTatcttatttttactttatcttattatatattgttttaattaattaattcgcaATAGGCacaggtttatttttgtatttcacaaatgttttttgtaccataataacgtaataatgtagaaataagataaataacacGCAATACAAAGCATTGTTTATTGAAAGTGATTTTAGATTTATGATCAATAAATTGAGCTAcgtatagaattaattaaattcacaaaGTTTGGATGTGAATTTCGTGTGATCCATTAGCACAGAAATGAAATCGGGTGGAGAGGGGCGCGCCCTGTCACATCAACCCTACACCCTTCGTTCGAATACAAAGTCGAATGTTATTTTGATTACCTAAAACGGAATGATTTGAGCATTCttctaaactattattaaaattacgtaactaaataaattgtttttgtttcaataaaattaagattttttattttgtctgtaatatataacatactatgctagctgaacctgcagctttacccgcatttttatttcaattcatacCTACCCATTGCACACAAACTATCACCCATTTCGTCCCCTTGAGGGGTGAATGAAAAAAAGTACCCCATGGAaagatataggctactttttcaaCCTAGACCTAAattatctctataaaaaaaattatataagtcaaTTATAtaagacagagctactttcgcctttataatattagtatagattcatattaataacatgttgtattaaaaaatcaattaaatttcacttgtaaatgtatttaatatttgttatttttagatgAAATTAGAAAACATGTCAATGTCATTCTGTCAACATATTATCTCTAGCTCAGAAGttaggaattttaattttacagtaaATTGTGACACTAATTTGTGCTTACAAATGTtttcctaaataaattaataaaaaagtttattagctTTATTCCTTTACATGAAATCAAAGAAGACCATAAACGCTCGAAAGTTATTTGAACTTTCAATTTAAGAAATTCGGCAGTTGGGTAAAGAATTATTGATCAGGCTCCAGGGGAAGTGGGTAAtggttttattgaattaaagatTTTGCTCAATCAACTAGCGACAGACTAATGGAAGAGTCGGCTAACGAACAATACACAAAGCTTTGCAAAATGTATGTTCGGGTTCCGGGTCGAGATTGAAGTACTTAAAACTCATTCTTTTTTAGGGATAAAATTCTTTAACATTTAACGTAATAATGACTGCAGCAGTGTTgcgtactttataaaaaaacgcaATGTAACatgtattctttttatataagatcAACTGTCTTTTCAAagtcaaatgaaaattaatttgtgttctctttttataattaactatgttttatctaaataacatattatttctaacaaaatatacaataaaaaaatatatatttgtcataattaatgtaccaatgataaataaacaaggcaattattttttataacaacaagTTGGaacaatataataagaaaaagcgACTTATACCTGATTCTTATATTTAACGAAACATTAATGTACAACAGTAAAAGACCGTTTTAGAGTTACCAGAGACAAGTCTATGTCTAAGTCTAAGTCTATGCTTACCGCTTCAaaccttacaaaatatttttagtctaaTTTTCGCAAATACGTTTTGACAAAAATGGAATAGTAACACGTCATTGttactatttcattttttttaatttatgatgtaCCATAAATTCGAAAACGGTTAAATTATTCCAAAAATGACAATTAACAAATGGCCTAATTTGCTAATTTCATtctctttatattaataatataactattccATCCATTAActgaaattattacatttcgTATTCATGCATGTTTCAATGATAAGTGCGTTAGATTTGACtagattttttctataattatagtttttctgATGTATTTCTTcataattatgattttgtataattaataaacaacaatttcgttaaaaacacatacataatCAGACCTCCAGATGTATTTAATCACAGATTGCTTTCATATACCTCATATGAAAGTGATTAAATACATCCgacatttatagaaaaaaaaaatatttagattaatttataattaaataaattgtttactttgaattatttggattaatatataactttatggAATAAACGGGATATTTAATACTCAAGAACATTATttggtaacaaatattaattagtagcATATAATTAGCATATTATGTAAACGAAAAAGTATGCTAATTAATCGCGTGCGGGATATTTGTTTTGCGCTGTATATGTTTTAGAAACGGGTGAAGGGTAGTCAGCTTAAAAACAAATCAGTACTTGTATTTTGCATCATGCtactttaagatttatttttgttgtaaatcatgttatatttacattagaGTTATTTACACTAAGGCCtaaagtatatacaaaaaaaacaaaatatctacatctaaatatatttgtatatacaccTAGTATTGACAgttgtttcaaaatatattgataattatatactattcaTACGTAagaatgtacaaaaataatccataaaaactgatttaaatactattaatacgGTACAAAGAACGTTTTCGGGCAATGGTAtaagcatatataataagatgcCGGAAATTGCATACGTAATACACACAATTTATCAATAAGTCTTAATATTCATTAAGATAATACTTttggatttataataaataataataataataaataataaatattggacaacatcacatacattactctgatcccaatgtaagtagctaaagcacttgtgttatgtaaattagaagtaacgacggtaccacaaacatccagacccaagacaacatagaaaactaatgaactttttctacatcgactcggccgggaatcgaacccgggacctcggagtggcgtacccatgaaaaccggtgtacacactactcgaccacggaggtcgtcaaatttagATGCTTGGATGCGGCCCTTGTCCAATGCAGGACTGATCAatacacaatacaatatttgtGGATACTAACCACATTATAGTCAGTTATTCTGGTTTGCTTTAAAAGACAAACTATGCGAGTTTACTGCCTTTTCTTCTTACTGGAGactactttccgaaacggtatatatatatatacaaatctattttatacatcatatatatagGTACTGCATATATACCTAATACAACAATTGGCCTGattgaatatttatgttattgctTTAAGCACTAAGGCCGCCTGTGCACCCcaaaacgaataaatttatGAGTAAGTATTTATCTTtccttttatgtatattttttttgcaataaattatttttcttcctCTTGTTACAACTACAAAATACTTACTATTAATCACGAgtgcgtggaatggtggcaagaatgttagCATCATTTTCcggttgaatcgcaattctgatcaTGAGGAAGAAATGAATCAGCCCTCCTGTTACCAGTCTAGCTGAAatctttttttaacataagGTTTTTATAAATTGCACTAATTACTCCGACatacaacttttataaaattaagtaaagtaaataactcACTGGGTAGAATTTCATGCACATGCAGTTTTATTGTGCTTCTGATATAATcgcgagatgatttataaacacaaatatttccTACGAAAACTTAATGGTGCTCGGGTTTGAATATGAACCCAtaatcttcgattaagattaACGTATTCTAATCACTGGGTCATCTCTTTACCATATAATTGGGTTCAATTGTAAGTGATTATTCATGTTCTGAAGCTATGTCTGTACGATTTAATAGATACGGAGAATCGTCGTTGTAGCATTCGTGTGAAGCAATGCAAATCTGAAATCTAAGTCGTATTTCATGTTTGTAACGACAACATTcgaataataatgttaatagatggatttttttaatttaccacgATTTCTAAacatgttaaatttttatataattagctaataatatttctaataaaatgtaaagaaatatttcatttcatacattttaaatttatgtttttattgttgttaaatctttatattttattgacagtgtgaattcaatgataataatttatctgatGATTATTGTAGACATTTGGTGGAGCTGATTAGTCAAGCATGATTAAACAATTTATGAAATGTGGGACCCAATATATCAACTTTTGAGTTGATGTacgaaaattatatacatatataaatgtagtgGATGCCCGTTTGGATAAAGTAAGCCTCTACAACATTTTATGGATAAATTATTGTTGAGATACTGAGCAAAGTCATGCGTCATGTCTAATTCGACAGtgaataatctaatttgtacaGTATAAGTGCTCAATAAATGTTATTCCTCTTAAGGATAATAGCTAGATTTTCTGTTTATTGTGTACTCGACCCCCGGCTATGATTGATTGAGGCTTACAGGGAACTTCTCCTAGGGAAAATTACGctgttatttttactaatatttatattacagtacCAAAGaaatacgatattttatttgtacattttatcaATTACATGAAAGTGAAaccacatattttttattaataaataacggaTTTTATCGGTCTGAAGaggatattttcctttaattattattatttgtttaatccgTCGATCGGAAATTGTCATTGATCGTATACTAACATTAAAGTTAACATTTTATTCTTGTACTGTAGATATCAAACTTTTGatgtatattgttaattatttttcaatacaatattttgtaaatatttagtagTAGGTATATacatcttataattaaattttaaatgaaatagtttatataaaataaaacaatacaaattaccaacatttttattctattatcaataattttcaatacattCTGTCTTTTATGTACAGTGAAATATATTCGAGATAAATTTTACAGTTAGAAGTTCATCAAAAGGTCTCACAATTTGCCAACatgatttaaataagtattcccTTTTATGGCTTTATCTAAGTCGcctaaattaattgaaattttctcACAAGGTCtgtattattacttatataacaatACGGCGTATAAGAACAATTTGTTCAGATATCAAACACACGTgggatttaaaaagttatatgtacACACACACGCTTATAGGAAACGTTCAAAGTTGAGACAAACTGCTACCGTTTATACGTGACATGGAAAAACTATCATTAGCCTACATTTTCTTATATGCATATGGTTCTGCATTGAGGTTATGCATGTGTGTGCAAGAGATCTTAGATAATATATTCCTCTTCTTTGACTTTTACgaaaaaactttttcaaaaaGAATTTTTGAAATGCACGATTTAATTTAGTCTAAAAATAAcctgtaaaatatttcatatatcattaatctattattagaataaatgcAAACAGGGTAAACTTAACACTCTCcaaacatttgaatttataaataagtaatcagTCTTTAACAAGGTTACGTGCCTAAGATAGGTAACCCATTTATTAGATTTtgctaaaattaaacaaacggtAGGTATAGATTTGTTTTATAGTTTCTAAAATTTAACTTCGCTTACAGGGATAAAGTGACAAtcgtattttgaaaaataaaactaatccataaaatatactatataaattgtACATCACATTTTACTTAGGCacctactttttatataataggtaattTCCTAATTCATCTTTcagtgtattatatttattttggccATGTAGacctaaaactaattttatttacaattttttcaatgaaatctTAAGACAACAGTGTCTAGAAGTACCTAACGATATGTTACATGATTTTGTAcaatatgaatgaaaaaatgAATTTCCGTTATGATATAGCTTtgggttaaattaaattaacttttatagaaCTACCGAATGTTATACAAAAGTAAAGATATAAAAGATGTAAATCGCCAAACGCCGTTTGAACctgaaacaaatttaatgtaagaaatattttacacgGTTAACATATAAGCCATGAAGCACCTATAGTATAATGTAATTTCGTTGCCTATATTATGTGACGAGAGGATAAATTTACATAGCAAAGTTTGTTCAATTCAATAACACTTACCTATAGCACTATTTCGGACGCCCAACACCGAAGCAACTTCTGGCTGCTCCATATCGAAAATTAGTTCGGCGCGTGCCGCATACAGGTTGTATATACTTGCTATGCAGGTCAATCTCAGACTACCTCGTACGAATGCCTCGTTGCGAACGACAAATAAAACTTCGCCTACTGATGGCAATCTATTGTCAGGTCCCGATCTTTCAAATACCATCTTCTTATCTTCCTTTTGGGGCCGTCTGATTTCCTCTTTATGGAGACTTATGTAAGACTCATCCAGATACTGAATATTACTTTCGTCGTGAAATATGTTGAAATTGATATCGTCATCGGGCTGATCCGTCGTAGTCGTTTCTGATTTCGATGGAGGATCCCATTTAAACCAATCCGGTAACTCGTGCACAAATGATTCCATGTCGATCTAAGacggaaaaataaaatttaataaggaaACGATAAGTTTTGGGCAGGATGAATTACTTGTACGAGATATTGTTCCCTGAGATAGATAATGGCTAGTTTGCTAAAAGCTAATGTTGCTTGGCGCTGCTTTGTGATTAATGACTCGCCTACGCAGTGGGCAGAAAAAACTATGGCGCCGTCAAAGCGAAGTAGGGAAGTACAGCTTCATTGTTCTACGAACCTTGTATTGGCATCTCTAGACTGGACATTTATTAAGCGcatgtttttgttgtttttttctttacttttattattaaagaaataataataaaagtaaagaaaaaatatattataaaaagtaaatatttatactgaaTATATACTCTCATGCTCTTATTTGAATATCAGAAGAGATCAAAATGGGTgctttattaattctataaatattatttatttactttataaacaattctttctttttactattttatatgttaaatattttatctgaataAAAAGGGCTTACTTCTAGACCATTAAGTGCAAATGTAAGATTCGCTGAAGGGTGTGCGGGTGGTGAAGCACAGGTGGCTCGTAGTGTCGATCCAACCCCGTACCACGATCGATCCGATACTAGTTTAGGACCCCACTCCGGAGACTCTGCAAGCAATATATTTAGTCATTTCATGCACCTCATGTGAATCTTATTTCTTATGTCTAggagtaggtatatattttttaaaaaataaaaaaaagatttaattcaatagattttattaaatatactttggcCTGCTGGTTAGTGAAGTTATTGCTGTCTGGTAAGGCAGTGTACTTGGTGGTAAATCTTTGTGTAGGCCCGTCAGCTTGttatttattctaccaccaaacagcagtaacagtgtttcggtttgaagattgagtataataatagtaatacttaTAATGTGAATGGGACTTTGACCAGCTTAAGCAACTAAGCTAAgatctcctctccttttgaagaTAAGGTTTGTAGCTTAGTCTAGCATGATGCTCCAAaagttcataattataattgaagagCAGTTTAAGACATCTTAATGGCTATCTATTGCTAACTACCAGTGGCCCATTTTTTAGTCAACTTTCCCATATTagattaaaaaagaagaaaatatattcagtttttttttacactgaATACATTAATTTCCAGGTTAACACTTTTTTActactaaaaaaattatcatatcaCACGCTAGTGTAATTAGTCTAACGGTAGAAGTACTCTCGGCAAAGCATCGATTTCCTGTTAAAATGAGGAGATATTGTCAGTTTTTTAACAACCATTTTTGtgtacattttaaagtaaaatagtatttatcactatagaaaatttcatttttaacgtatgttttaaaatacgcGAAAACTTAGATAGGAAATCCTTTTTgccttcaaatataatttaacaaaaattgacatatacgttttaattaaaattcaaagtaggtcggtaggtaggtagtatattttcatttcatattttttcgtaatttgAGCCGTTCTAATTTCATGTTGGAGTTGTAAAAACTCTTATTCCTATATTTTCGCAACACGGTAACACTGTTACCGTTTAATCAAGCGTGTACAATCACATTCAGGTTGTCTCTAGAGaacctttattttttaagctcGCATCAAATTTAATCAGTGagaaaaaattgtaatgaaatacaCAAATGATTTACACAGTCATAGCTGTGTTACTCacaaatgttttcttatttattaaagaggGCTATTGTCGATCTAGCTGGAATAAAAcctaatatatctttttaagttTGTAAAACTAATCTATCAAGTTGAAGGTCTTACTAAGTTTAAAGCGTCGTATCTAGGATAGGGAGTTACATAATGAAACCATCGATCTTCATCGGTTTCTGAGCCAATACGGTCTGCTCGAACCTAATTTACTTTGGGGTAAATttgagaatattataaatatgaacaattattaaggacatattttatttgattaattaaatttgatttgttaaGTTGTCTTATatgataaagataatttataatagtttgcTTCATTAAATTTGGTtagttaacatttataaaaaatatttgtaaaaaaatatattattctgttgCGTTATAAGtcgtgaaatttataataatatctacgtTACGTAATAAAACGATGGGAAATCGTACAGAAAACAAGTTCAATATCGCTAACATATCGAAATGAGTTTTATTTCTCTGGCTTTATTCAATCGATTTATATTGGCAGGTGAATTTTATTGCAACGAAGTAATGCGGAGCAAACCTATGTTCGGCACGTCCGTTTACATTCCTTTCGCCGCATTGTACTCAGCGTCTAGAATACGGCGGTATAaacaaacattgtaaatatcTTCAACGTGAATGAGcatagaattttgtttttactagTACACTACGTACGCAatctaaagattttataaattcacGGACGACTAATACAACGTCGCGCCAAGATAACTTATTTTTGAAGGCAAGCAGTcgaccaatatatatatatatatataaatatagtaataaattaaatttcagacAATTAATCAAACCAATAGTtagaaataatagaaataatgatATCTATATTTCACTCTTGTACTTCAAATGTAATCATAATAGcgagacaaaataaaaatctcattacaagtttttattataatttgataccAAATAGAAATAGCGAATAAAATAACTAGATGAGAAAAAGAAAACATCTTTGTTTATCTATtgctattgtattattattcattttgcgATGTAAACAATATTAAGGTCGCGCTTTTGACAGACAAAGGCAGAATACTCGTAAGACGCAGTGAGAGGCGGCACTCACTTTATAGCCTTAAAAATTTCGCACGCTTTAGCCAGTccacttaatttatattgttaaagatTTTTAGGCACAAGAAATTGAGTTTCaaagtaactttattaataatttgaggaATAGTAATTAATACCAATCTGTAGTTTCATATAAAGTTGTAGTTCTCGGTGAATTAGATCCTGGCTGTTACAGTACTAGCTGTCCGATTTCTTGTCTATATAAATCACTTAGTTGTTTTAACagacataaatttataacaagttTCAGGTTTCCGACAAGAGCCAGttctattaagtttatttatttatgatggtattatgtctttatttttataatccttGATATCCAATACTTCTTTTATCTCggttatttctattataaagagagatttaaaaaatatatgagctACTATTAAAATACCTCAATTaatgatattcaaattaaacttttcatACCTTTTTATGGCTTAGCAGGCAAACTGGAAAAAGTCTTAACTAATGGTGTGACTACCATTGCCTATTTACATCGGAAAAGAAGGTTCTTTTCTAGAAGATCG
This genomic stretch from Vanessa atalanta chromosome 5, ilVanAtal1.2, whole genome shotgun sequence harbors:
- the LOC125064125 gene encoding uncharacterized protein LOC125064125, which produces MRRRRYRISGGMEVILSTGSRIFVAFIATAFWGMGVRGLHNLEINVPSAVLVGETVTLECTWQLEDEETLYSVKWYRGREEFYRYIPKELPHTRVFPLPGIEVDISRSGARRVVLQEATPAMAGRFRCEVSADAPTFHTEIRSAPLDVVESPEWGPKLVSDRSWYGVGSTLRATCASPPAHPSANLTFALNGLEIDMESFVHELPDWFKWDPPSKSETTTTDQPDDDINFNIFHDESNIQYLDESYISLHKEEIRRPQKEDKKMVFERSGPDNRLPSVGEVLFVVRNEAFVRGSLRLTCIASIYNLYAARAELIFDMEQPEVASVLGVRNSAIGSNGVWRFTSFISLLLYNIR